A section of the Delphinus delphis chromosome 1, mDelDel1.2, whole genome shotgun sequence genome encodes:
- the HHIPL2 gene encoding LOW QUALITY PROTEIN: HHIP-like protein 2 (The sequence of the model RefSeq protein was modified relative to this genomic sequence to represent the inferred CDS: inserted 2 bases in 2 codons; deleted 2 bases in 1 codon; substituted 1 base at 1 genomic stop codon) has protein sequence MQTAHTDFVGRGLQGYRGESVGEQRGTLPVVGNRSSRILVLSQIFFPTVCSETGSSSTVVRLPAGAELPLLFQECLPCAAHRYDAENPRTPLRNLPDLCSDYCSAFHSNCRSAVSALLTNDRRLQESHEKDGARFXWLLNLPDKDHCFPNVLRSDHLNRNLGVVAENPRGCXVASGLRNPVSMVHAGDGTRRLFVAEQVGVYLPDGSRLEQPFLDLKSIVLITPWMGDERGFLGLAFHPQFHRNRKFYIYYSCLGKKRVEKIRISEMKLSRADPSKADPKSESRLMALQEDRKTKKWXKQDICLGNTESCAFPGLISTYDKFIISFAEGEAGELYFLATSYPSAYTLHGSIYKSVDPSRRAPPGKRKYKPVPVKTKSKRVQFRPLAKMVLDLLKKKSEEAARKLSNANLASSPDRTSSQKGSSKKPASPTSSRKTFPRSGAKQRARAWSPGPQGKRRKSPRRPRGRGSQSAQWRRAGRSVPLPLRSR, from the exons ATGCAGACTGCACACACTGACTTTGTGGGAAGAGGGCTTCAGGGGTACAGGGGAGAGTCTGTTGGAGAGCAG AGAGGAACTTTACCAGTAGTTGGTAACAGGAGCTCCAGAATCCTGGTTCTTTCCCAGATCTTTTTTCCCACTGTTTGCTCAGAAACTGGTTCCAGCTCCACTGTGGTCCGTCTGCCCGCTGGGGCTGAGCTGCCTCTTCTTTTCCAGGAGTGCTTGCCCTGCGCAGCCCACCGCTATGATGCTGAGAACCCGCGGACGCCCCTCCGGAACCTTCCCGACCTCTGCTCTGACTACTGCTCTGCATTCCACTCTAACTGCCGCTCTGCAGTCTCC GCTCTGCTCACCAATGACCGCCGCCTCCAGGAATCCCATGAAAAGGATGGTGCGCGCTTCTAATGGCTCCTCAACCTTCCCGACAAGGACCACTGCTTCCCTAACGTCTTGAGGAGTGACCATCTCAACCGCAACCTGGGGGTGGTGGCCGAGAACCCTCGGGGCT CTGTGGCCAGCGGGCTGAGGAACCCGGTCTCCATGGTCCACGCTGGGGACGGCACCCGTCGCCTCTTCGTGGCCGAGCAGGTGGGGGTCTATCTGCCTGATGGGAGTCGCCTGGAGCAACCCTTCCTGGACCTCAAGAGCATCGTGCTAATCACTCCCTGGATGGGGGATGAGAGAGGCTTCCTGGGGTTGGCTTTTCATCCCCAATTCCACCGCAACCGCAAGttctatatttattattcatGCCTGGGCAAGAAGAGGGTCGAAAAGATTCGGATTAGTGAGATGAAGCTTTCTCGAGCAGATCCCAGCAAAGCTGATCCCAAATCGGAGAG TCGACTTATGGCTTTGCAGGAAGATAGAAAAACCAAGAAAT AGAAACAGGACATTTGCCTGGGCAACACTGAGTCCTGTGCCTTCCCAGGGTTGATCAGCACATACGACAAATTTATCATCTCCTTTGCTGAAGGTGAAGCAG GGGAGCTCTACTTCCTGGCCACCTCCTACCCAAGCGCCTACACACTGCATGGATCCATTTACAAATCTGTTGACCCATCGAG gCGAGCACCTCCAGGCAAGCGCAAGTACAAGCCAGTGCCGGTGAAAACCAAGAGTAAGCGGGTCCAGTTCAGGCCACTTGCTA AAATGGTCTTGGACTTGCTAAAGAAGAAGTCCGAGGAAGCTGCTAGAAAACTGTCCAATGCAAATTTAGCTTCCAGTCCAGACCGGACCTCATCTCAGAAAGGCTCATCCAAGAAGCCGGCTTCTCCCACAAGCAGCAGGAAGACGTTTCCAAGGTCTGGTGCAAAGCAGAGAGCCAGAGCGTGGTCCCCAGGCCcccaggggaagaggaggaagagcccGAGACGCCCCCGAGGCAGAGGCAGCCAGTCGGCACAGTGGAGGCGAGCTGGCAGAAGTGTCCCTCTGCCTCTTCGGTCACGGTGA